AAATAGAGTTCATTGCATTACAAAACGGCAGATCTCACTAAAATAATGATGGAAGTGCTACGACTGATTCTCAAGTGTTCAACACTCTTAGCTCTATTCATTACTTGCAAACAGTTCTCTTTTATTTGAGTTTGTTCATGCCTCTTATATCTGCAGTATGATCACCATCTTAACTATCACGACCCAAATTCCAGGCAACCCAGAATTTGGCCTATAACCTCAAATCAAatgtttgaccctaagggttcctcctaaTCCAAGTTGACAGTAAATCAAAAcgttctgattttttttttctctaaacatAAATCACACTAGAGCTCCCTCCAACTAACATTTCAATTTATCAATATACAAACCAATACTTAAGAGCAACAAAATATAGTAATTATCACTAAAGTTTAGAAATAAGAGTTCGCAGTTGagcaaattaatcaaaataaagtttcattacaaaaataatttcaaagttTGCTAATACAAGTTCCAAAATAAACCAACATAACAACTACACTACAATCACTAGGCTACTCCAAAATCTCCTGGGGCATCCTAAAACCTTCCCTACTTTATATGTTGATCCTCAAACGGctatatctgcatctaaaagtTTTAAGAAAGAAGAGGTAAGTATTTACACATTGCTCaatatgatgaaaatatcggtaatcacatATATATCGGTATTTtcattttacggatatatcgaaaatatcaaagaaatataGATGGATGTTTTTTAACAAATGTGGGTGGagcgaaaattattcaaaattcataagaTTGCttgaaaaaactccaaaaaaataataaaataagcaagaacacacatttttaagttattttgtaggtgtaattgacatagatatgatcaaaaagaaaaacatcgATAGATAAAGATATATCGGTATATtcgatacttggattttaagaataataaatatgaattttaaaatttgtataaaattagaattgagttaaaaaatatttgattttattgaataaaaataattacatatgaCTATTAGTCCttaataccaaaatgaagatCGATGTGATTTCATCATATCGTTAGATGAAGGGAGTCCATcttattaaagataatatttattttaaaatttttaaaatacttttattaaaacatattttattacattttaaatgaaaaattaaagtaatttatataaaatattttatttgagatttaatttctaaaattttattaaaaatatgtggtaaccttttctattaacattaatttacttaaataattaaaattattaataatttattttatcaaattaatttagatttataaaatattagaactttcttaattttttatattataacaattttttgggtaaaattatatttttaatattttaaaataaaaacatttaaaatttaaataaaattgaaaggacaaatataaaaaaaattaagagtgaagtaataataatttttaaaaatatgattaatgagTTAATATGAAAAgcgttaaaaataaaaggataatataaaaatatgggtGAAATATGAGCAATCGGATcgtcaaaaatttaaatatggaaaatttcaaaatttcaaaaataaccCCAAAAAATAGGTGATTTATTGATGATATAATCGTCGATTTTTCGGCGATTTTTTTCTACCACTCGCAATtttatcgccgatatatcgatTCTAGACCAATATTTCGGCGATTTTCCCTATATTCTTCTCATTCGATAATCGGTGCTCAAAATCGTTTCAGGATCGTCCGATATCCGATATATCAGCGAAATATCATCGATAAATACCAAAATTTCAATCCATGGTTACACCCAAGAGGGTTAATTTATATTACTAAGGTTTaagatatacaaaataaatattcaaccATAAAGTCAATAACCCAAACATTTCATTCACTCTAATTGTAACACTTCAACAATTAAATTTGTTATAAGGTTGCATGAAATAgaaacgaaaaagaaaaaaataataatgaaatggAAAGGCAAAGCCCATGagaggcgaattaagaagggagtgaGATTCCTATGGTGAAAAACCCAAAAATCTACCCTAGAAAGACCCGAATGGAGAGTGTATTTGGGTACGAACGCATATCCTTTCGTAAATTATGGGGCACACTGCAGGCTCAATTTCAgccttttatttaattgttggaGTGTTACAATTAGAGTGAATGAAACGTTTGGGTTGTTGACTATggttgaatatttattttgtatatcttGAACCTTAGTAATATAAATTAACCCTCTTAGGTGTAAGACATCCtattgagcaatgtggaaatgtCCATCCCttatttcttaaaacttttAGATGCAAATATATCCCTTGAGAATCAACAGATAGAGCAGGGAGGGCTTCAAGATGCCCCAAGAGGTTTTGGAGAAGTCTAGTGGTTGTAGTGTAGTTGTTCTGTTGGTTTATTTTGGAACTTGTAATAGCAAACTTTGAAACTATTTTTGTAATGagactttattttaattaatttgctcAACTGTGAACTCTTATTTCTAAACTTTAATGATAATTACCATATCTTGTTGCTCTTGAGTATTGGTTTGTATATTGATAAATTGGAATGTTAGTTGGAAGGAGCTCTAGTGTGATTTATgtttagagaaaaaataaaaatcaaagcaTTTTAGTTTACTACCAACTTGGAttaggaggaacccttagggtcaatCCTTTGACCTAGGGTCatgggccaaattttgggtcgtctgaaatttgggtcgtgacaacgtggtatcagagccaagatTGCAATAATACCATAGGGTCAATGTTTGTGTGTTTGTTATGTTTATGATTTGTTGTATGTAATTAGTTAATGAGttgattattgatttatttatttaattgcttattcttgttgtttgaaaaaaatattgttatggTGCTTGTTGATGATAGTAAGAAGTGTTATGGTGTTAATTATGTTGAATTATGATTATAAAGGATTATTCTGAGTTGGTTAATAGAGCTTTATTGGTGGAGCAAGATGGAGGACACCAATCAAATCCGGGAACAAAGGGGAGATAGAGTAAGGAAACAAAAAGTGAGGGAAAGTTCCCAAAGAAGGTCCCATCATCAACAACAGAGGCAACAAGGCTAGCATTATGAAAGACATTCTTCGTTCTACATTGGAGGTGAGCAGGGTGCTCAGAAGGCGGCTACTGCTAGAGTATGTTATGGTTGTAGAGCAGAAAATCATTTATGGAGGGGCTTGCCCATTAAGGGCACACTGCAGGATCAATTTCAGCCTTAAGGAGGCCCCGACAGCAGTCAACATTGCCTTTCCAACCTCCTTAGTTTCACCTACCCTACTACCAGATGCCGCAATTATCCCTAACAGTGCAAGGAGCCCGAACAGCCACTATGAGTAGTCAAACTCGATCTTCCCAAGGGTCGAGTGCTAAAGGCATGGGGAGGCAGGCAGTAGGTAGAGTTTTTGCCTTGACCCTAATAGAGCCAGAGGATGATGCCCTTTTGgtggaaggtatgattttgGTCTCTGGCTTCGTTTTGgtggaaggtatgattttgGTCTATAGTACTTGGGTCGTGACATTAACACTCGAGGAAAATAAAGTTGTCCAACAAAACATATGGAGCGAAACAAGTCTTTTAACACTACTGGAAAATAAATGTTTCAACAAATCATATGGAGCCAAGTAAATAAATCATACTACATTTATTGATAGATTGAAGAACCAGGTAAACCAATTCTAAGATTTGGAGGAAATCTAAGCTAAGGAAATTAAACAATTGCTGGAATTGGAAGGCCCATGATAGTCAAAATATTGCCAAAATTGAACTGTGGGAGCAACTCTAATTATTCCACTTCTCCaaggaaagagaaggaaatatCCAACAAAATAGTACCTACTCTATATATGATACATTTATGAACTTTGTTACTAGATGCTCATGAGCAATACATGACAActtcaaaaacagaaaaaagagCTTACTAGAGTCTGACTAGCTTTCCTTTGGTCTAGGAACTGGCTGATACTCGTAGTCATCTATGTTAATCTTCTGTTGCATAGCCTGCAAGGACAAATTGATGAAGCTACTTATAATTGGTTTCATGGAGATTAATTATCAAGTTGCAAGCTCAAAAGTGTTATACCTTTAGTTCCTCCTCCATTGAAATCTTTTTTGGCTTATACGCACCAACCGGTCCTGTCCTGGACAGTGCTTTCTTTGCCTCAGTGATCTCCCATTCACGATCATCTTTCACCTTCCCAATATCCTTGCTGAGCTAGAAAGACCCATGATCTTTTAGATGATGATGAAAAGCTAAAGGTACCAAACAGTGAGTAAAGCAAGTAACATTCTTTAAAGGTCCAGATAATATATCCAGAATTCCAATCCAAATAGGCACACAATAAGAATGCAAATAAGCACCAGCTAAGTTAACAAGAACACAAACAGTTGTCATAGTGGATACACATCAAATTGGTAAGCAtgatgctttttttttctccctttcttATTTAAACTTCCTTTCTCAAAAATAGCTATAATGGTAATCTCATTGTTCCCCAAATCATCGTAAGGAACAAACACCCATCTCTCCAAAATAGGGTAAGGCACAAAAGCCAAGTGAGCTGTGTACTAGGTTGTTAAGGCTGAAGTTGGTCAAATGCATGCAAATCACAGTGATTcatcttttaatgatataatataa
This DNA window, taken from Vitis riparia cultivar Riparia Gloire de Montpellier isolate 1030 chromosome 13, EGFV_Vit.rip_1.0, whole genome shotgun sequence, encodes the following:
- the LOC117927589 gene encoding uncharacterized protein LOC117927589, producing MTSMEKKASNLAATTAAKIQKSNPGFKRWGRQNPFVKYGVPMISLTVLGSVGLSHLLQGSKDIGKVKDDREWEITEAKKALSRTGPVGAYKPKKISMEEELKAMQQKINIDDYEYQPVPRPKES